In a single window of the Desulfovibrio mangrovi genome:
- a CDS encoding aspartate ammonia-lyase, whose protein sequence is MSCHTRTEQDQFGSLEIPAEALYGIQTARAVANFPLSGYRLPAVFIRAYAEVKLACSRVNAALGHLPAPVAQVVETACHELIRGEHHDQIVVDAFQGGAGTSTNMNFNEVVANRAAMLMGQPCGSGAVHPLHHVNLHQSTNDTYPTALKVAVLHELKALEQPVTALQETLQRKEQAHRDVLRLGRTELQDAVPVTMGMTFGAWAEAIARDRWRIFKCRERIRQVNLGGTAVGTGLGAPRDYVLRVTDELRRITGLKLSRAENLVDATQNLDDFVEVSGMLKACAVNLLKISGDIRLLSSGPSTGLGELRIPAMQTGSTVMPGKVNPVIPEAVAQAALRVMSNDALAGQVAALGNLELNQFMPLMAHSILESLHLLRQAVTLLHTRCLAQAEPDAERCREHVNDGGALAAVLVPAVGYARAEAIAHTAQEKGISLAQAAAEELDMPEEAIAALLSPERMRQLGYTEETYTAFKADTAKSEDEA, encoded by the coding sequence ATGTCTTGCCACACCCGCACGGAACAGGATCAGTTCGGCAGCCTTGAGATACCGGCAGAAGCCCTGTACGGCATCCAGACCGCACGGGCCGTAGCCAACTTCCCCCTGTCCGGCTACCGGCTGCCCGCCGTATTCATCCGCGCCTATGCGGAGGTGAAGCTCGCATGCTCCCGCGTCAACGCCGCACTCGGTCACCTGCCCGCCCCCGTGGCGCAGGTGGTGGAAACGGCCTGTCATGAACTCATCCGCGGCGAGCATCACGACCAGATCGTGGTGGACGCCTTTCAGGGCGGGGCAGGCACCTCCACCAACATGAATTTCAACGAGGTGGTCGCCAACCGTGCGGCCATGCTCATGGGTCAGCCCTGCGGCTCAGGCGCGGTACACCCGCTGCACCACGTGAACCTGCACCAGTCCACCAACGACACCTACCCCACAGCCCTCAAGGTCGCCGTGCTGCATGAACTGAAGGCACTGGAGCAGCCCGTGACAGCCCTGCAGGAAACCCTGCAGCGCAAGGAGCAGGCACACCGCGACGTGCTCCGCCTCGGCCGCACCGAACTGCAGGACGCCGTGCCCGTGACGATGGGCATGACATTCGGTGCATGGGCGGAAGCCATTGCCCGCGACCGCTGGCGCATCTTCAAATGCCGCGAACGCATCCGTCAGGTGAACCTTGGCGGTACGGCCGTGGGCACCGGACTCGGCGCACCGCGCGACTACGTGCTGCGCGTGACCGACGAACTGCGGCGCATCACGGGACTCAAACTCTCGCGGGCCGAGAATCTGGTGGATGCCACACAGAATCTGGACGACTTCGTGGAGGTCTCCGGCATGCTCAAGGCCTGCGCCGTGAACCTGCTGAAAATCTCAGGCGACATTCGCCTGCTCTCCAGCGGCCCTTCCACCGGTCTTGGCGAACTGCGCATCCCCGCCATGCAGACCGGTTCCACGGTCATGCCGGGCAAGGTCAATCCGGTCATACCGGAAGCCGTGGCGCAGGCCGCCCTGCGCGTCATGTCCAATGATGCGCTGGCCGGACAGGTGGCCGCCCTCGGCAATCTGGAGCTCAACCAGTTCATGCCGCTCATGGCCCACAGCATTCTGGAATCGCTTCACCTGCTAAGACAGGCCGTTACCCTGCTGCACACCCGCTGCCTCGCACAGGCGGAACCGGACGCGGAACGCTGCCGCGAGCATGTGAACGACGGCGGCGCGCTCGCCGCAGTGCTGGTCCCGGCCGTGGGCTATGCCCGCGCCGAAGCCATTGCCCATACGGCACAGGAAAAAGGCATTTCCCTTGCCCAGGCCGCAGCCGAAGAACTCGACATGCCGGAAGAGGCCATTGCCGCCCTCCTCTCGCCGGAAAGGATGCGTCAGTTGGGATACACGGAAGAAACCTACACGGCATTCAAAGCAGATACCGCAAAGAGCGAGGATGAGGCGTGA
- the hydF gene encoding [FeFe] hydrogenase H-cluster maturation GTPase HydF: MSEKAPRGVRMVITLVGRRNAGKSSLINALAGQGIAIVSDHPGTTTDPVAKHYELLPLGPVTFYDTAGLDDTGELGELRIKAARKVLYRTDVALLVAGPSDTGPDSLGPEERDILGSLREMGIPVIVIFNKTDKTGPSADDIAFCASEGLPHVLCSTVTGEGVDAVKKALIDTAPPEFAEEPVLVGDLIGEGDTVLCVVPIDLAAPKGRLILPQVQVLRDVLDSDAIGLVVKERELEEALAALRNDPALVVTDSQVVLKVAGEVPEHVPMTTFSILFARYKGELHTMVQGARAIDDLRDGDRILMCEACSHHAVADDIGRVKIPRWISQYTGKKLEFVTYAGHDFPQDLEGFALAIHCGGCMTNRAEMLRRIRECSRRGVPITNYGVAISKVQGVLDRVVTPFGL, from the coding sequence ATGTCGGAAAAAGCGCCCAGAGGCGTACGCATGGTCATCACCCTTGTCGGTCGCAGAAACGCCGGCAAATCATCGCTCATCAACGCCCTTGCAGGGCAGGGCATCGCCATCGTCTCCGACCACCCGGGCACCACTACGGACCCAGTGGCCAAGCATTACGAACTGTTGCCGCTCGGGCCCGTCACCTTCTACGACACGGCGGGACTTGACGACACCGGTGAGCTTGGCGAACTGCGCATCAAAGCCGCCCGCAAGGTGCTCTATCGTACAGACGTGGCCCTGCTCGTGGCTGGTCCGTCCGATACGGGCCCCGACAGCCTCGGCCCTGAAGAGCGCGACATTCTCGGCAGCCTGCGCGAGATGGGCATTCCCGTGATCGTCATCTTCAACAAGACGGACAAAACCGGCCCGAGCGCCGACGACATCGCCTTCTGCGCCAGCGAAGGCCTGCCGCACGTGCTGTGCTCCACCGTCACGGGCGAAGGCGTGGACGCGGTCAAAAAGGCGCTCATAGACACCGCGCCGCCCGAGTTTGCCGAAGAGCCCGTGCTTGTGGGCGACCTCATCGGTGAAGGCGACACCGTGCTCTGCGTGGTGCCCATAGATCTTGCCGCCCCCAAGGGCCGCCTCATCCTGCCGCAGGTGCAGGTGCTGCGCGACGTGCTGGACAGCGACGCCATAGGGCTTGTGGTAAAGGAACGCGAACTGGAGGAAGCCCTTGCCGCCCTGCGCAACGATCCCGCGCTGGTCGTCACGGACTCACAGGTAGTGCTCAAGGTGGCGGGCGAGGTGCCGGAGCACGTGCCCATGACCACCTTCTCCATCCTTTTCGCCCGCTACAAGGGCGAGTTGCACACCATGGTGCAGGGCGCTCGCGCCATAGACGACCTGCGCGATGGCGACAGGATTCTGATGTGCGAAGCCTGCTCGCATCACGCCGTGGCCGACGACATCGGTCGCGTGAAGATTCCCCGCTGGATAAGCCAGTACACGGGCAAAAAGCTGGAGTTCGTCACCTACGCCGGACACGATTTCCCGCAGGATCTGGAAGGATTCGCCCTCGCCATCCACTGCGGCGGCTGCATGACCAACCGCGCAGAGATGCTGCGCCGCATCCGCGAATGCAGCAGACGCGGCGTGCCCATCACCAACTACGGGGTCGCCATCTCCAAGGTGCAGGGCGTGCTGGACAGGGTGGTAACGCCCTTCGGCCTGTAG
- a CDS encoding ChaN family lipoprotein translates to MGLTEGLRSLTALCILVFLIILGGCAHQAQPPTPDPSPFSQTFAEGSLLVANGTSAPLLLNTAAFVERTRNADYILIGEGHTVPCDHLMQSRLMEALADSGLRFTVGLEMYPADHQPLLDKVNAGAVPFEQFANATNWKKAWGYDFDLYRPVFKTAYARKLPLRALNVPQAIVKKVSRGGVSSLSEEERAQLPAKIIPASDAQRAALQEMFDAHRAMVNGTMTKTPAMPEQKTDAAARPEAKAKSDASEQAAAPASGDAKPDGSNAKPADASVPAPKDKMTGRMDRFFLIQSLWDTAMAEQAIKAREETGNPVVILIGAGHVEFGWGMAHRIRKLRPESSVVFVTPWRGTEPVDPLEADMQYYCRLTHQSRMGFSLLQVDNGAQVMDVVPDSRAAKAGFMKGDIITAANGTPVDSMWVLHTAGLAAAKAGKNLVFTILRDSLQMELVMPAGKTEAPPTQAVPAAN, encoded by the coding sequence ATGGGATTAACCGAAGGATTACGCAGCCTCACGGCTCTCTGTATCCTTGTTTTCCTGATCATTCTGGGCGGCTGCGCACATCAGGCGCAGCCGCCTACTCCTGACCCTTCGCCGTTTTCGCAAACCTTTGCGGAAGGCAGCCTGTTGGTTGCCAACGGCACCTCCGCCCCCCTGCTCCTTAACACCGCCGCCTTTGTGGAACGCACCCGCAACGCCGATTACATACTCATCGGCGAAGGGCATACCGTTCCCTGCGACCACCTCATGCAGTCGCGCCTCATGGAGGCGCTGGCCGACTCCGGACTCCGCTTCACCGTGGGGCTCGAGATGTACCCTGCCGACCACCAGCCCCTGCTGGACAAGGTGAACGCAGGAGCCGTCCCGTTTGAGCAGTTCGCCAACGCCACCAACTGGAAGAAGGCATGGGGCTACGACTTTGACCTTTACCGCCCCGTGTTCAAGACGGCCTACGCCCGCAAGCTGCCCCTGCGCGCCCTCAACGTGCCGCAGGCCATAGTGAAAAAGGTGAGCCGTGGCGGGGTTTCCAGCCTCTCTGAAGAGGAACGCGCCCAGCTGCCCGCCAAGATCATTCCTGCATCCGACGCCCAGCGCGCCGCCCTGCAGGAGATGTTCGACGCGCACCGCGCCATGGTGAACGGCACCATGACCAAAACGCCCGCCATGCCAGAGCAGAAGACAGACGCAGCAGCCAGGCCCGAGGCAAAAGCCAAGAGCGATGCCAGCGAACAGGCCGCAGCGCCCGCCAGCGGAGACGCAAAACCTGACGGTAGTAACGCGAAGCCCGCAGACGCCTCAGTTCCTGCTCCCAAGGATAAGATGACGGGCCGCATGGACCGCTTCTTCCTCATCCAGTCCCTGTGGGATACCGCCATGGCCGAGCAGGCCATCAAGGCCAGAGAAGAAACCGGCAATCCCGTTGTCATCCTCATCGGCGCAGGACACGTGGAATTCGGCTGGGGCATGGCCCATCGCATCCGCAAGCTGCGCCCCGAATCCAGCGTAGTTTTCGTCACCCCGTGGCGGGGCACCGAGCCCGTGGACCCGCTTGAGGCCGACATGCAGTACTACTGCCGCCTCACGCACCAGAGCCGCATGGGCTTCAGTCTGCTGCAGGTGGACAACGGCGCTCAGGTTATGGACGTGGTGCCCGATTCCCGCGCCGCCAAAGCCGGATTCATGAAGGGCGACATCATCACCGCCGCCAACGGCACGCCCGTGGACTCCATGTGGGTTCTGCACACAGCAGGACTTGCCGCCGCAAAGGCAGGCAAAAACCTTGTCTTCACCATCCTGCGCGACTCCCTGCAGATGGAACTGGTCATGCCTGCGGGAAAGACCGAGGCCCCCCCGACACAAGCAGTCCCCGCAGCCAACTGA
- the hydE gene encoding [FeFe] hydrogenase H-cluster radical SAM maturase HydE: protein MQPSIIRDALLAPDADPLFAEARALRDRVFGREVFQRGVVEFSNHCRKNCHYCGLRAANTELQRFRLDAEAILDAARTAVELGMGTVVLQSGEEETADIRSIGDLIGRIKRLGDISVTLSLGDHSEDAYRYWRDCGADRYLLKMETFNPELHARLRPGQNVAERLARVETLCRLGYETGSGIITGLPDMTPEILAEDLRLLSGLPLDMIAVGPFIPHPQTPLKDAAAGRIDEALRATALLRLMNPTANIPATSALDALDAHGREKGLNAGANVIMPSVTPEPVRAGYNIYPGKNAAPEPVRQIVGRLQQRLRDAGYEPSSSRGASPAKNARQAGNT from the coding sequence ATGCAGCCCAGTATAATACGCGATGCCCTGCTCGCACCCGATGCCGACCCTCTATTCGCAGAGGCCCGTGCCCTGCGCGACCGCGTGTTCGGGCGAGAGGTGTTCCAGCGCGGCGTGGTGGAATTTTCCAACCACTGCCGCAAGAACTGCCACTATTGCGGCCTGCGCGCCGCCAACACCGAGTTGCAGCGCTTCCGGCTTGATGCGGAGGCCATTCTCGATGCGGCCCGCACGGCGGTGGAACTGGGCATGGGCACCGTGGTGCTCCAGTCCGGCGAAGAGGAGACGGCGGACATCCGCTCCATCGGCGACCTCATAGGCCGAATCAAACGGCTGGGAGACATTTCCGTCACGCTGTCGCTCGGCGACCACAGTGAAGACGCCTATCGCTATTGGCGCGACTGCGGCGCGGACCGCTATCTGCTCAAGATGGAGACCTTCAACCCCGAACTGCACGCACGCCTGCGCCCGGGACAAAACGTGGCAGAACGGCTGGCGCGGGTGGAGACGCTCTGCCGTCTCGGCTATGAAACAGGTTCCGGCATCATCACCGGCCTGCCTGACATGACGCCCGAGATTCTGGCGGAAGACCTTCGCTTGCTCAGCGGTCTCCCCTTGGACATGATCGCGGTGGGGCCCTTCATCCCGCATCCGCAGACGCCGCTGAAGGATGCCGCCGCAGGCCGGATTGACGAAGCCTTGCGGGCCACCGCCCTGCTCCGGCTCATGAATCCGACAGCCAACATCCCCGCCACCAGCGCGCTGGATGCGCTGGATGCACACGGCCGTGAAAAGGGGCTGAACGCCGGAGCCAACGTCATCATGCCCTCGGTCACGCCGGAACCCGTAAGGGCCGGATACAATATTTACCCCGGCAAGAACGCCGCGCCCGAACCGGTGCGGCAGATCGTCGGCCGCCTGCAGCAACGCCTGCGCGATGCGGGCTATGAACCCTCATCATCACGAGGCGCGTCCCCTGCGAAAAATGCAAGGCAAGCCGGGAATACATAG
- a CDS encoding phenylacetate--CoA ligase family protein — MTRKDRTEGIYSRREVLDESERRQYYLIQLKDLLSYAYRYSEDVKKRFDRAQFQVEKFKTLSDLKHIPILKKKELIFLQSMGPRLGGLLTKDLGELKRIFLSPGPIFDPEDRADDYWGYTEGFYSAGFRSGDVAQITFNYHLAPAGLMFEEPLRNLGCATIPAGPGNAATQLEIMQKLRVTGYVGTPSYLMHLAQKAEEKGLNLRKDMFLEVAFVTGEKISEKMRSQLEKKFDLIMRQGYGTADVGCIGYECFHKTGLHIANRAYVEICHPDTGIPLKDGEVGEIVVTAFNKTYPLIRLATGDLGYIDRSPCACGRTSPRIGSIVGRVDTTARIKGMFVYPHQVEQVMARFDEIKRWQIEVTNPGGIDEMILYIEASNFKREDELLHQFREKIKLRPSLKVLTPGSLPPQIRPIEDKRIWD, encoded by the coding sequence ATGACCCGTAAAGATCGCACAGAAGGTATTTACAGCCGTCGCGAGGTGCTCGACGAGAGCGAGCGCCGCCAATATTATCTCATTCAGCTGAAGGACCTTCTTTCCTACGCCTACCGCTATTCTGAAGACGTAAAGAAGCGTTTTGACCGCGCCCAGTTCCAGGTGGAAAAGTTCAAAACCCTTTCCGACCTCAAGCATATTCCCATTCTCAAGAAGAAGGAGCTCATCTTCCTGCAGTCCATGGGTCCGCGTCTCGGCGGCCTGCTGACCAAGGATCTTGGCGAGCTCAAGCGCATCTTCCTCTCCCCCGGCCCCATCTTCGACCCCGAAGATCGCGCCGATGATTACTGGGGCTACACCGAAGGCTTCTACTCCGCCGGCTTCCGTTCCGGCGACGTGGCGCAGATCACCTTCAACTATCACCTCGCTCCCGCGGGCCTGATGTTTGAAGAGCCCCTGCGCAACCTCGGCTGCGCCACCATTCCCGCCGGTCCCGGCAACGCCGCGACCCAGCTGGAAATAATGCAGAAGCTGCGCGTTACCGGCTACGTTGGCACTCCCAGCTACCTCATGCACCTTGCCCAGAAGGCCGAAGAAAAGGGCCTGAACCTGCGTAAGGACATGTTCCTCGAAGTGGCCTTCGTAACCGGCGAAAAGATTTCCGAGAAGATGCGTTCGCAGCTGGAAAAGAAGTTCGACCTGATCATGCGTCAGGGTTACGGCACCGCCGACGTGGGCTGCATCGGCTACGAATGCTTCCACAAGACCGGTCTGCACATCGCCAACCGCGCCTACGTGGAAATCTGCCACCCCGACACCGGCATTCCGCTGAAGGACGGCGAAGTGGGCGAAATCGTGGTAACGGCCTTCAACAAGACCTACCCGCTCATCCGTCTCGCCACCGGCGACCTCGGCTACATTGACCGTTCCCCCTGTGCCTGCGGACGTACGTCTCCCCGCATCGGTTCCATCGTGGGCCGCGTGGACACCACCGCACGCATCAAGGGCATGTTCGTGTACCCGCATCAGGTTGAGCAGGTCATGGCACGCTTTGACGAAATCAAGCGCTGGCAGATCGAAGTCACCAACCCCGGCGGCATCGACGAAATGATCCTCTACATTGAAGCCAGCAACTTCAAGCGTGAAGACGAGCTGCTGCACCAGTTCCGCGAGAAGATCAAACTGCGTCCCTCGCTCAAGGTGCTTACCCCCGGCTCCCTGCCTCCGCAAATCCGTCCCATCGAGGACAAGCGTATATGGGATTAA